Below is a window of Pseudarthrobacter equi DNA.
CGCGCAGCGGGCTTTGCCGACGTCGAACTCCTCATCGTTGGCGGCGGCGGGGACTCGGGTGCCCTTCACTCAGACCCCGAGGTGCGCCGGTTGCTGGACCTTGCCGCAGAACTCGGCGTCCAGGACCAGGTGGTACTTGAAGGCCAGGTGCCCCGCGGGGACATGCCCGGCATCTTCCGCAGCGCCGATGCCGTGGTCTGCGCCCCTTGGTACGAGCCGTTCGGCATCGTTCCCCTCGAAGCCATGGCGTGCGGCGTGCCGGTGGTGGCCGCAGCGGTGGGCGGGCTGCGGGACACCGTGGTGGACCATGCCACCGGCCTGCACGTCCCGCCCCGCGACCCGAAAGCCATCGCGTCGGCCGTGGCCATGCTGTTGGGCAACCCCTCCCTGCGGTCCGAACTCGGTGATGCCGGCCAGCGCCGCGCACGTGCCCGCTATTCGTGGGACCGGGTGGCCGCGGAATCCGAAAAGGCGTACAAGCTCGCGGTGGCGGGTGCCGCCGCCCGCCCCGCAGCCATCCCCATGGAAGGAGCGGCACTGTGACTGCTGAATCATCCCTCCGCGACATCGACCTGGCGCACCTGGCCATGGCACCGGCCCTCCCTGCGGTGCTGCCCGGTGCCGCATACGTGGATTCCGCCAGCGCCGACGCCGTCAGGCTGCACCTGGATAACGTGGTTCCCGCCCTGGAATCCCTGCGCAACCAGTCCGGCCGGCTCGCCGCCTGGGGTGTGGAGCTTGCCCAGCGGATGCTCCGCGGGCAGCGGCTGCTGGCAGCCGGAAACGGCGGGTCCGCCGCCGAAGCCCAGCACCTCACGGCCGAGCTGGTGGGACGGTTCGACGGCGAGCGGGTCCCGTTCTCCGCCATCTCCCTGCACGCGGAAACATCCGCCATGACGGCCATCGCCAACGACTACGGGTACGACGACGTCTTCGCCCGCCAGGTGCGCGCCCACGGCCGCTCCGGCGACGTGCTGGTCCTGCTGTCCACCAGCGGCAAAAGCCCCAACCTGCTGCGCGCAGCGGAGACCGCATCCCGCCTGAACATCACCACCTGGGCGCTGACCGGTGCAGGGCCGAACCCTTTGGCCAGCGTCTGCGATGAAGCCGTGATGATCGATGCCCTCAACGCGAACGCCCAGGAGGGCCACCTGATCGCCCTGCATGCCGTGTGCCGGGCCTTCGACCTCGAGGTGGCCCGCCACAGCCCCGCCATCCTGCAGCAGGGAGGCCTGCCATGAGGATCGTGGTGGTGGGCGACGTGATGCTGGACGTGGACCTCTCCGGCGAGGCGACCCGGTTGAGCCCGGATGCACCCGTCCCGGTGGTGGACGTCTCCGGGATCCGCAGCCGCGCCGGCGGCGCCGGCCTGGTGGCACGGATGCTGGCCGGGGAAGGCTGGCCCGTCACCCTGGTGACGGTGTTCGGCGATGACGACGCCGGGCGGCAACTTCGCGGCGAACTCGCCGGCGTGCGGCTGGTGTCCGGCCCCAGCGGCCACCCCACACCGGTGAAAACCCGGGTCCGGGCCGGCTCCCATGCAGTGGTCCGGTTCGACCAGGGGTGCGGCAAGCCACCGGTACCGGAGATGTCCCCCGCCATGCTTCGTGCCGTGGAGGAAGCCGGTGCCATCATCGTGGCCGACTACGGGAGGGGAGTGGCGGCCAGCCCGGAGCTGCGCCGCCTGCTTGCCAGGCGCACGGCCGAAGTGCCCGTCATCTGGGACCCGCATCCGTCCGGGCCGGAACCGGTGCCGGGAGTTGCCGTGGTAACGCCCAACCTGGCGGAGGCCACCAAAGCCGCCGCCACTTACGCAAGCCCCGCTTCAGGTGACGGCGCGCCCGGTGACCCGGCCGCCGGCGTCGGACGCATCCTGCTGGAACGCTGGCAGGGCAACGCGGTCCTGGTGACCAAGGGTTCGGACGGGGCCGTGCTGCTGCAGCGGGACAGCGTGTCCCCCCTGGATGTTCCGGCGCCGCGGGTGGAAGCCGGGGATCCCTGCGGGGCCGGCGACCGCCTGGTTGCAGGCCTGGCAGTCCACCTCTTGGCCGGCAGCGCCCTGCCCGAGGCGGCGGGGCTGGCAGTCAACGATGCCGCCGACTTCCTGGGCGCCGGTGGCGTCGCTGCCTTGCCTGACCGGAGCTCGGACCACGGCGTGGTCCGGGACGACGGCGGGGACGCATCGGGACCAACCGGTGCGTCGGTGGAACGGCCGGCGGACGGACCCACACGGCTCCGGCGCGCCACCGAACCGCTGCTGCTGGCCCGCGCGGTCCGCGGCAACGGCGGAACGGTGGTGGCCACCGGCGGCTGCTTCGACCTGCTGCACGCCGGCCACGTGCGCTCGCTGGCCG
It encodes the following:
- a CDS encoding D-sedoheptulose-7-phosphate isomerase, whose translation is MTAESSLRDIDLAHLAMAPALPAVLPGAAYVDSASADAVRLHLDNVVPALESLRNQSGRLAAWGVELAQRMLRGQRLLAAGNGGSAAEAQHLTAELVGRFDGERVPFSAISLHAETSAMTAIANDYGYDDVFARQVRAHGRSGDVLVLLSTSGKSPNLLRAAETASRLNITTWALTGAGPNPLASVCDEAVMIDALNANAQEGHLIALHAVCRAFDLEVARHSPAILQQGGLP
- a CDS encoding PfkB family carbohydrate kinase, which gives rise to MRIVVVGDVMLDVDLSGEATRLSPDAPVPVVDVSGIRSRAGGAGLVARMLAGEGWPVTLVTVFGDDDAGRQLRGELAGVRLVSGPSGHPTPVKTRVRAGSHAVVRFDQGCGKPPVPEMSPAMLRAVEEAGAIIVADYGRGVAASPELRRLLARRTAEVPVIWDPHPSGPEPVPGVAVVTPNLAEATKAAATYASPASGDGAPGDPAAGVGRILLERWQGNAVLVTKGSDGAVLLQRDSVSPLDVPAPRVEAGDPCGAGDRLVAGLAVHLLAGSALPEAAGLAVNDAADFLGAGGVAALPDRSSDHGVVRDDGGDASGPTGASVERPADGPTRLRRATEPLLLARAVRGNGGTVVATGGCFDLLHAGHVRSLAAARELGDCLIVCLNSDSSVRRLKGAERPIIGQQDRAELLLAMECVDAVMVFDEDTPEVALDRLRPDIWVKGGDYKGSRLPEAELVESWGGRCVTVPYHPARSTTGLADALAKVS